The Schizosaccharomyces pombe strain 972h- genome assembly, chromosome: I genome contains a region encoding:
- the gsk3 gene encoding serine/threonine protein kinase Gsk3 translates to MNHGTKIPVDPFRIIKETARDGSTGEVKQLSYTSSKVVGSGSFGVVMQVHLIESDSKAAIKRVLQDKRFKNRELQIMRIMKHPNIVDLIAYYYTTGDNSDEVYLNLVLEFMPETIYRASRLYTRQKLSMPMLEVKLYIYQLLRSLAYIHASGICHRDIKPQNLLLDPENGILKLCDFGSAKILVAGEPNVSYICSRYYRAPELIFGATDYTHAIDIWSTGCVMAELMLGHPLFPGESGIDQLVEIIKILGTPSREQIKTMNPNYMEHRFPQIRPQPLSRVFSRSVPLDALDLLSKMLQYTPTDRLTAAEAMCHPFFDELRDPNTKLHNSRNPDASPRHLPELFNFSPFELSIRPDLNQKLIPSHARDALPVKLDDFVPIPIHRARID, encoded by the exons ATGAATCATGGTACTAAAA TTCCTGTGGACCCCTTTCGTATTATAAAGGAAACCGCTCGTGATGGGTCAACGGGAGAGGTGAAGCAACTTTCTTACACTTCGAGTAAAGTTGTGGGCTCTGGAAGCTTTGGCGTGGTCATGCAGGTTCATTTAATTGAATCAGACAGCAAAGCCGCTATAAAACGCGTTTTGCAAGATAAACGGTTTAAG AATAGGGAGTTACAAATTATGCGAATTATGAAGCATCCAAATATTGTCGATTTAATTGCCTACTATTATACCACCGGTGATAATTCCGATGAAGTCTATCTAAATTTGGTTCTAGAGTTTATGCCTGAAACGATTTATCGTGCTTCTCGTCTATATACTCGTCAAAAACTTTCTATGCCAATGCTGGAAGTCAAATTGTATATATATCAGCTTTTGCGTTCTTTAGCCTACATTCATGCTAGCGGTATTTGCCATCGTGATATCAAACCTCAAAATCTACTATTAGATCCGGAAAACGGAATATTAAAGCTTTGTGATTTTGGTAGCGCAAAAATCTTGGTTGCTGGTGAACCAAATGTCTCTTATATATGTTCTCGTTATTATCGAGCTCCAGAATTGATTTTTGGAGCTACTGATTATACTCACGCTATTGACATCTGGTCTACTGGATGCGTGATGGCTGAGCTTATGCTTGGACATCCTCTTTTTCCCGGTGAAAGTGGCATTGATCAGTTGGTAGAGATTATCAAAATTCTCGGTACTCCTAGTCGAGAACAAATAAAGACTATGAATCCTAATTATATGGAACATCGATTCCCACAAATACGTCCACAGCCTCTTTCACGAGTGTTTTCTCGAAGTGTTCCCCTTGATGCATTGGATCTCTTATCAAAAATGCTTCAATATACACCTACTGATCGCCTTACTGCTGCTGAGGCAATGTGCCATCCCTTTTTTGATGAGCTTCGGGATCCTAATACTAAGCTTCATAACTCTCGTAATCCCGATGCTTCTCCTCGTCATTTACCCgaattgtttaatttttcccCCTTCGAACTATCCATTCGTCCTGACCTTAACCAAAAACTAATTCCGTCCCATGCTCGCGATGCTTTACCCGTGAAACTTGATGATTTTGTTCCAATTCCAATTCATCGTGCCCGAATTGATTAA
- a CDS encoding uncharacterized protein (Schizosaccharomyces pombe specific protein) codes for MWILEKKNIFFKIIHIKSSRKFDFSNAIRIVLLPFSSNCCRNSYTVNNGTFTGRQIYTSICKSRIPPCLKGKNGKTTKSESEPMSQKHLKYVKKYINKVRILKK; via the coding sequence ATGTGgattttagaaaagaaaaacatattttttaaaataattcacATAAAATCTAGTAGGAAGTTTGACTTTTCAAATGCCATCAGAATTGTGCTCCTACCTTTCAGTAGCAACTGCTGTCGCAATTCATATACAGTAAATAATGGAACATTCACAGGGAGACAAATTTATACTAGCATATGCAAATCGCGTATCCCTCCCTGTCtcaaaggaaaaaatggaaaaactACGAAATCAGAGAGCGAACCAATGTCTCAGAAGCATCTCaaatatgttaaaaaatacataaaCAAAGTAAGAAtccttaaaaaatga
- the csn5 gene encoding COP9/signalosome complex protease subunit Csn5, with product MNNQLENVFRFDEEKERAKIRESPWKHDPEFFRSVKISAVALLKMLRHVSQGMPLEVMGYVQGKVEGASLIILDSFALPVEGTETRVNAHEEAQEYSVQYHTLCKSVYRHENVIGWYHSHPNYGCWLSGVDVETQRQNQKYQDPFVAVVLDPKRSLESPYVNIGAFRTYPVGNDGSIRTKSRHHPSVLFKNLPSSKIEDAGAHAEAYYSLPITYFHSKAEKKVTEFLRNRNWSRSITECSILQNNEFLHDSEKLIDHLIHETGNNELPVASAYEQSKACCNELSTFLSQIDVQDKLFKE from the exons ATGAATAATCAACTcgaaaatgtttttagatttgatgaagaaaaagagagGGCTAAAATTCGTGAATCGCCGTGGAAACATGA CCCAGAGTTTTTCCGTTCTGTCAAAATCTCAGCAGTAGCTTTGTTGAAAATGTTACGGCATGTATCTCAAGGCATGCCATTAGAGGTAATGGGCTATGTTCAGGGGAAGGTTGAAGGGGCCTCCTTGATTATTTTAGATTCTTTTGCGTTACCAGTTGAAGGTACTGAGACTCGTGTCAATGCACATGAAGAAGCACAAGAATACAGTGTACAATATCATACTCTTTGCAAGTCTGTTTACAGACATGAAAATGTCATAGGATGGTACCATTCACATCCTAACTATGGTTGCTGGCTTTCAGGTGTAGATGTTGAAACTCAGCgccaaaatcaaaaatatcaGGATCCATTTGTTGCCGTTGTGTTGGACCCGAAGCGATCCTTGGAATCTCCATATGTAAACATTGGAGCATTTCGAACCTATCCTGTCGGTAATGATGGCTCTATCCGCACAAAATCTCGTCATCACCCGTCTGtcttatttaaaaatttacctTCTTCCAAAATCGAAGATGCCGGAGCCCACGCAGAAGCGTACTACAGTCTCCCTATAACTTACTTTCATTCCAAAGCTGAAAAAAAGGTTACGGAGTTTTTAAGGAATAGAAACTGGTCTAGGTCAATCACCGAGTGTTCTATTTTACAA aacaatgaatttttaCATGACAGCGAAAAATTAATCGATCATCTTATTCATGAAACAGGGAATAATGAATTACCTGTTGCATCTGCCTACGAACAATCCAAAGCTTGTTGTAACGAATTATCTACTTTTCTGTCTCAAATTGATGTCCAagataaattatttaaagaatga
- the mcp1 gene encoding protein mcp1 → MELAKIGDRLNNYYNNIYTLSEKLGYSFTKISFNNIILDALSGHQRKLEIKIINIESKCNELSSEISLLRKRLGIIEEIEIPRTLIDQYECLVTYHNGIRAIYNTKKNEAKNMYKEIERLSVILGESVDEVNFVNGDFEDISDIKLEQLSAKLNELHQIYRLRKEKNIEIKEELKKLQDSLSIKLSMPADDLSKNGIKHLIIYKEKLRFSLESRKSRVDEIVNEMKNMCGKNPTSELPTNYSDKTLTLWENELSSMRKVYFVKYKTEYEFLQKRYLSLARIMFVSKKEMLFTSQFKEIPNVNRELIQSMKQEIGNLEVDLHLQGELNNMIRRYLLLESRVYKESQRMKVLSGSASQPFTLKRLQKDFQLLKAKLICALREWEEDNEKKIYVFGKPLSSRLLMIHSPPILQNQENISSNDNSKSSPESSPPARKTTGKIENKKLRNIDVQSKKSIRFPLRLASHEEPLIDRMVNQSPDTRSVSKSKRLVRETSSGCLFKNHSKSNTLSPRRKGSRHGPREPCLSPDASSSSIPVTDIKEILPSQHDTPHNSVKLTGSSTTPASVSLRQMIEPLLSRTPPKGEFTNSLDDTPTQSNVEKVDRFLENHDWETCSESSSASEDQSLCKQLSSFSLSSSDISKKLKNNLNGLHFSSDEGSKLPTFL, encoded by the exons ATGGAGTTAGCTAAAATTGGAGACAGGCTTAACAATTATTacaataatatttatacaCTTTCCGAAAAACTTGGGTATTCGTTTACAAAGATCAGTTTTAACAATATCATCTTGGACGCTTTGTCAGGACACCAAAGAAAATTGGAGatcaaaattataaatattgaGTCAAAATGCAATGAATTATCTTCTGAGATATCtcttttaagaaaaagacTGGGCATCATCGAAGAAATCGAAATACCGCGCACTCTAATTGACCAATATGAATGCCTGGTAACTTACCATAATGGTATTCGAGCAATCTATAACacgaagaaaaatgaagcaaaaaatatgtacaaagaaattgaaaggTTATCTGTAATCCTTGGTGAATCAGTTGATGAGGTGAATTTTGTGAACGGTGATTTTGAGGACATATCGGATATAAAGCTTGAGCAGTTGTCagcaaaattaaatgaacTTCATCAGATATACAGACttaggaaagaaaaaaacattgaaattaaagaggaattaaaaaaactgcAGGATTCTTTGTCTATAAAACTTAGCATGCCCGCTGATGATTTGTCCAAAAACGGAATAAAGCATTTGATAATTTACAAGGAGAAGCTCAGATTTTCTTTAGAAAGCAGGAAGTCCCGGGTCGATGAAATTGTCAacgaaatgaaaaatatgtGTGGTAAAAACCCGACTTCTGAGTTACCGACCAACTATAGTGATAAAACCTTGACTTTG TGGGAAAATGAACTTTCGTCCATGCGAAAAGTGTACTTTGTTAAGTATAAAACTGAATACGagtttttacaaaaaaggTACCTTTCACTGGCTCGCATAATGTTCGtttctaaaaaagaaatgttgTTTACATCtcaatttaaagaaataccTAACGTTAATCGAGAATTAATTCAAAGTATGAAACAAGAAATTGGGAACCTAGAAGTTGATCTCCATCTTCAAGGGGAATTGAACAACATGATTAGGCGGTATCTTCTCTTAGAGTCTAGGGTTTATAAAGAATCTCAAAGAATGAAGGTATTGTCTGGATCAGCTTCGCAGCCTTTCACTTTAAAGCGCTTGCAAAAGGATTTTCAATTACTGAAAGCTAAATTAATATGCGCATTAAGGGAGTGGGAGGAGGAtaacgaaaagaaaatttatgtCTTTGGAAAACCATTGTCTTCAAGATTATTAATGATACATTCTCCACCAATTTTGCAGAATCAAGAGAATATTTCCTCTAATGACAATAGCAAATCTTCACCAGAGTCATCGCCACCTGCGCGGAAAACCACAGGTAAGatcgaaaataaaaagttaagAAACATTGATGtccaaagcaaaaaaagcattCGTTTTCCTCTTAGGCTAGCCTCTCATGAAGAGCCGTTAATTGATAGAATGGTTAACCAAAGTCCTGATACTCGAAGTGTTTCGAAAAGTAAGAGATTAGTAAGGGAAACATCTAGTGGTTGCTTATTCAAGAATCATTCTAAAAGTAATACACTTTCCCCTAGGAGGAAAGGCTCTCGGCATGGTCCCAGAGAGCCGTGTTTGTCTCCCGATGCTTCATCTTCGTCGATTCCGGTCACTGATATAAAGGAGATACTTCCTTCGCAGCACGACACACCTCATAACTCTGTCAAGCTTACTGGAAGTTCGACGACTCCTGCTTCTGTGTCGCTTCGTCAAATGATAGAGCCATTGTTATCACGTACTCCTCCCAAAGGTGAATTTACTAATTCACTTGATGATACACCGACTCAGTCTAATGTGGAAAAGGTTGACAGGTTTTTGGAAAACCATGATTGGGAAACGTGTAGTGAATCTTCCTCTGCAAGTGAAGATCAAAGTTTATGTAAACAActatcttctttttcactTTCCAGTAGTGATATCTCAAAGaagttaaaaaacaatttaaatGGGCTACACTTTTCGTCTGATGAAGGTTCTAAACTACCTACTTTTCTATAA
- the coq4 gene encoding ubiquinone biosynthesis protein Coq4 yields the protein MFYLNAHLEINKVVDVVMSLSKKFLKPSVASNQLRLLFTAAERKVNYPGHVPLSPLQRIFLVAGSAIMGLKAPWRGGDMISVLGDASGQPFFLHRLLNKMLVDKTGREILKDKPRMTSKSLNLPFLRTLPPNTLGKIYVDWIDKEHVGPDTRSPTRFVDDPEEAYVMQRYRESHDFYHAICNMPTNIEGELAIKWLEFVNMGLPVGALSALFGPLRLNCEQASRFRRVYIPWSIRNGLNAKTLINVYWEKELTNDIEDVRRRIRIEAAPPLV from the exons ATGTTTTATCTTAATGCTCATCTTGAAATTAATAAGGTCGTAGACGTTGTAATGTCACTTTCAAAGAAGTTTTTAAAGCCTTCAGTTGCTTCCAACCAACTTCGTTTGCTTTTTACAGCAGCTG AGAGGAAGGTTAATTATCCAGGACATGTTCCTTTATCACCGCTGCAAcgtatttttttggttgCAGGATCAGCAATCATGGGATTGAAGGCACCATGGAGAGGCG GAGATATGATATCTGTCCTAGGAGATGCATCTGGTCAACCATTCTTCCTTCATCGATTACTGAATAAAATGCTCGTTGATAAAACAGGTCgtgaaattttgaaagataaaCCTAGAATGACATCGAAGTCTTTAAACTTACCATTTTTGCGGACCCTTCCGCCAAATACCCTAGGTAAAATTTATGTTGACTGGATAGACAAAGAGCATGTTGGACCCGATACTCGAAGCCCTACCCGTTTTGTAGATGACCCAGAGGAGGCATATGTTATGCAAAGATATCGTGAATCTCACGATTTTTACCATGCTATATGTAACATGCCTACAAACATTGAAGGAGAATTAGCTATTAAATG GCTGGAATTTGTTAACATGGGTTTACCAGTTGGAGCTCTCTCTGCTTTATTTGGTCCTCTACGCTTAAATTGTGAACAGGCTTCAAGGTTTCGTCGGGTATACATTCCATGGTCGATTCGTAATGGTTTGAATGCAAAAACATTGATCAATGTCTATTGGGAAAAGGAACTGACGAACGACATTGAGGACGTCCGTAGACGAATACGAATTGAGGCTGCTCCTCCGCTGGTTTAG
- the erg31 gene encoding C-5 sterol desaturase Erg31, translating into MDYLLNYADQYALDSIYNAVYPLARDNIVRQSISLFFLTWFGGMFLYLTFASLSYQFVFDKSLMDHPKFLKNQVFMEVLTALQNLPGMALLTVPWFLAELHGYSYLYDNISDYGLKYFLCSLPLFVMFSDFGIYWAHRFLHHRYVYPRLHKLHHKWIICTPYASHAFKSADGFLQSLPYHLFPFFFPLHKLTYLALFTFVNFWSIMIHDGKYISNNPIINGAAHHNGHHIYFNYNYGQFTTLFDRLGNSFRAPDEAWFDKDLRQNEDVLRVELMEYEAIRNEVEGDDDREYIANSAKKNH; encoded by the coding sequence ATGGACTACCTACTCAACTATGCTGACCAATATGCGCTGGATTCGATATACAATGCTGTATATCCATTAGCTCGCGACAATATCGTTAGACAGTCGATcagtttgttttttttaacttggTTTGGCGGTATGTTCTTGTATTTAACATTTGCGTCGCTTTCCTACCAATTTGTGTTTGATAAAAGTCTGATGGATCACCCAAAGTTCTTAAAAAACCAGGTGTTCATGGAAGTTCTAACGGCTTTACAAAACTTACCTGGTATGGCGTTATTGACGGTTCCGTGGTTTTTGGCTGAGTTGCATGGGTACAGCTACTTATACGACAACATCAGTGATTACGGTTTAAAATACTTCTTATGTTCCTTACCTCTTTTTGTCATGTTCTCAGATTTTGGCATTTACTGGGCTCATCGTTTCCTTCATCACCGTTATGTATACCCTCGTCTTCACAAACTCCATCATAAGTGGATTATCTGCACTCCATATGCATCCCATGCTTTCAAATCCGCTGATGGCTTCTTACAATCTCTTCCTTACCATCTTTTCccctttttctttcccCTTCACAAGTTGACCTACTTGGCTCTTTTCACCTTTGTCAACTTCTGGTCCATCATGATTCACGATGGTAAATACATCTCCAACAACCCCATCATCAATGGTGCTGCTCACCATAATGGCCATCACATTTATTTCAACTACAATTACGGCCAATTCACCACCCTCTTTGATCGCCTCGGCAACTCTTTCCGGGCCCCCGATGAGGCATGGTTTGACAAAGATCTTCGCCAAAACGAGGATGTTCTTCGTGTCGAATTGATGGAGTACGAGGCTATTCGTAATGAAGTTGAAGGTGATGATGATAGAGAATACATCGCTAACTCTGCTAAGAAGAACCATTAA
- the spb1 gene encoding rRNA methyltransferase Spb1, with translation MGKSQKKTAKGRLDKWYKLAKEQGYRSRAAFKLVQLNQKYSFLEKAKVIIDLCAAPGGWLQVASKTCKPGSLIVGVDLAPIKPIPNCHTFVEDITSDKCRSQLRGYLKTWKADVVLHDGAPNVGSAWLQDAYGQAQLVLMSMKLACEFLVAGGTFVTKVFRSRDYNNLLWVFKQLFNKVEATKPPSSRNVSAEIFVVCRGYKAPKKLDPRFTDPRTVFEEVQEPVTNVDAKVFHPEKRKRSREGYADDDYTLHKTVLASEFVTANDPIQILGTSAEIVFPKDDEECQRLYNLDVTTEEILLCCSDLQVLGKKEFRDILRWRLKIRDEMGIGKKVEDEQKTVVEEIPEMDEEERLDQELQDLSEAERVKLKRERRKANQRKQREIVRMQMGMLAPMDIGLEHEAMGEDSLFGLATAEKHGLKELENGTLPVTESVDEEVSTDNEVEYDSDDERDRLEADLDSMYSDYTKRKAESDVKYRVKKARGDLDDEEWNGIDNGTESDDSQIAETNFATPDKDRLTTSLLDKGSTKDGLSRKARMFFDQDIFDGIEDADADVEIMSMNRAAIKKREAELASQNNDDGSKGDQSEDSNDHIEVVPVASAHDEDDDWNSDSDNDENNVEIVTAEAMTLAQDIASRRKSKADLIDEGYNRWSFQSKEGLPDWFLDEETTVNKPNKPITKEAVLALREKMKALNARPIKKVLEAQGRKKMRTIKRLQRVAKKAEGISESGDMTESEKAKEISRLVSRATKSKPKAKPTLVVAKGPNKGLKSRPKGVKGKYKMVDSRMKKDLRAQKRLAKKGRR, from the exons ATGGGTAAATCACAAAAAAAGACGGCCAAAGGCCGTTTGGATAAATGGTATAAGCTTGCCAAAGAACAAG GGTATCGTTCTCGTGCTGCTTTTAAATTAGTGCAATTGAATCAGAAATATAGTTTCCTTGAAAAAGCTAAAGTCATCATTGATCTTTGTGCTGC TCCAGGTGGTTGGTTACAGGTTGCTTCTAAAACATGCAAACCTGGCTCATTAATCGTTGGTGTTGATCTTGCTCCTATTAAACCCATTCCTAATTGCCATACGTTTGTTGAGGATATTACAAGTGATAAATGCAGATCGCAATTGCGTGgatatttgaaaacttgGAAAGCTGATGT TGTTCTTCATGATGGTGCACCAAATGTTGGTTCTGCATGGTTGCAGGACGCCTATGGACAAGCTCAGTTGGTGCTAATGTCAATGAAATTAGCATGTGAATTTTTGGTTGCTGGTGGTACATTTGttacaaaagtttttcGTTCAAGGGATTATAATAATCTTTTATGGGTATTCAAacaactttttaataaagttGAGGCTACTAAACCTCCATCTTCTCGTAACGTCTCTGCAGAAATTTTTGTCGTATGTCGTGGGTACAAAGCACCAAAAAAGTTAGATCCTCGCTTTACAGATCCTCGTACCGTTTTCGAAGAAGTCCAAGAGCCAGTTACAAACGTTGATGCAAAAGTGTTCCATCctgaaaaaagaaaacgtAGTCGTGAGGGTTACGCTGACGATGATTACACATTACACAAAACTGTCTTGGCATCGGAATTTGTTACCGCAAATGATCCCATTCAAATCCTTGGTACATCCGCTGAAATTGTATTCCCAAAAGATGATGAGGAATGTCAACGCTTATACAATTTAGACGTCACTACTGAAGAAATTCTTTTGTGTTGCTCAGATTTACAAGTATTaggtaaaaaagaattccGCGATATTTTGAGATGGCGACTGAAAATAAGAGATGAGATGGGTATAGGTAAAAAGGTAGAGGATGAGCAAAAAACAGTGGTTGAGGAGATTCCTGAAatggatgaagaagagaGACTGGATCAAGAATTACAAGATTTGAGTGAAGCCGAACGTGTTAAACTCAAACGTGAGCGTCGGAAAGCGAATCAGCGTAAACAGCGTGAAATTGTTCGTATGCAAATGGGAATGTTGGCCCCAATGGATATTGGCTTGGAACATGAAGCCATGGGCGAAGACAGTTTGTTTGGTCTAGCAACCGCTGAAAAGCATggtttaaaagaattggaaaatgGAACGCTTCCCGTAACTGAATCTGTTGACGAAGAAGTTTCTACGGACAATGAAGTCGAATACGATAGTGACGATGAGCGCGATCGCTTAGAGGCTGACTTGGATTCAATGTATTCTGATTATACTAAACGCAAGGCTGAATCTGATGTGAAATATCGCGTTAAAAAAGCGCGTGGCGATcttgatgatgaagaatGGAACGGTATAGATAATGGCACCGAAAGCGATGATTCTCAGATTGCTGAGACGAACTTTGCTACTCCTGATAAAGACAGACTGACAACGTCTTTGTTAGACAAAGGTTCGACTAAGGATGGGCTTAGTAGAAAAGCACGTATGTTTTTTGACCAGGACATTTTTGATGGTATTGAAGATGCCGATGCTGATGTGGAAATCATGTCTATGAACCGCGCTGCTATAAAGAAACGTGAAGCTGAACTTGCTTCTCAAAATAATGACGATGGAAGCAAGGGAGACCAAAGTGAGGACAGCAATGATCATATTGAAGTCGTTCCAGTTGCTTCAGCTCatgatgaagatgatgatTGGAATTCTGATTCTGATAATGATGAAAACAACGTTGAAATTGTTACTGCCGAGGCAATGACACTAGCTCAGGATATTGCTTCTAGGAGAAAGTCTAAGGCTGATTTGATTGATGAAGGTTATAATCGATGGTCGTTTCAATCTAAAGAAGGTCTTCCAGATTGGTTTTTGGATGAAGAAACAACCGTCAATAAACCCAACAAGCCAATCACCAAAGAAGCCGTTTTGGCTTTGCgggaaaaaatgaaggcTCTTAATGCTCGTCCTATCAAAAAAGTTCTTGAGGCACAAGGTCGTAAAAAGATGCGTACTATTAAGCGTCTGCAACGTGTCGCTAAAAAAGCTGAAGGAATTTCAGAAAGCGGTGATATGACTGAAAGTGAAAAAGCTAAAGAAATATCGCGACTCGTAAGCCGTGCTACTAAATCGAAGCCTAAAGCAAAGCCTACGTTAGTTGTTGCAAAGGGTCCTAATAAAGGCCTTAAATCTCGTCCTAAGGGTGTTAAAGGAAAGTATAAAATGGTTGACAGTCGaatgaaaaaggatttgCGCGCACAAAAAAGACTAGCTAAAAAGGGTCGTCGTTAA
- a CDS encoding calcium-binding protein, translating into MSVSTKRLEMDEEAEEAFDLFDVTHKGYIDFEDLRRSCAQLGENLTKEQLQLMLDLAGTNGKVSREEFAELWIHIS; encoded by the coding sequence ATGTCTGTCAGTACTAAACGTCTTGAAATGGATGAAGAAGCAGAAGAGGCTTTTGATCTTTTTGACGTGACACACAAAGGGTACATTGACTTTGAAGACCTTCGAAGATCTTGCGCTCAACTAGGGGAAAATTTGACTAAAGAACAGCTTCAGTTGATGCTCGATTTAGCTGGCACTAATGGTAAAGTATCGCGTGAAGAATTTGCCGAATTGTGGATTCATATATCTTGA